One genomic segment of Fusobacterium mortiferum ATCC 9817 includes these proteins:
- the rfaD gene encoding ADP-glyceromanno-heptose 6-epimerase gives MIIVTGAAGMIGSAMVWKLNEMGRNDIIVVDKLRTEEKWLNLRKRDYADWVDRDELFNWLANPANAGKITGVVHMGACSATTERDGDFLMENNYGYSKKLWDFCAARQIPYVYASSAATYGAGELGYNDDVTPEELKKLQPLNKYGYSKKIFDDWAFKQSIAPKQWCGLKFFNVYGPQEYHKGRMASMVFHTFNQYRDNGGVKLFKSHKEGFKDGEQLRDFVYLKDVVDVMYFLLTEKVESGVYNIGTGEARSFLDLSMATMRAASNNPELKVEDVVEFIPMPEDLRGRYQYFTQASMEKLKRTGYTKKFTSLEEGVKDYVQNYLAKEDSYL, from the coding sequence ATGATAATAGTAACTGGTGCAGCTGGAATGATAGGAAGTGCAATGGTATGGAAACTTAATGAGATGGGAAGAAATGACATTATTGTTGTAGATAAACTAAGAACAGAGGAAAAATGGTTAAATCTTAGAAAGAGAGATTATGCTGATTGGGTAGATAGAGATGAGTTATTTAATTGGCTAGCTAATCCAGCAAATGCTGGAAAAATAACTGGAGTAGTTCATATGGGAGCTTGTTCCGCCACTACCGAAAGAGATGGAGATTTCTTAATGGAGAATAACTATGGATATAGTAAAAAGTTATGGGATTTTTGTGCTGCTAGACAAATACCATATGTATATGCTTCATCAGCAGCTACTTATGGAGCTGGAGAGCTAGGATATAATGATGATGTAACTCCAGAGGAACTAAAAAAATTACAACCATTAAATAAATATGGATACTCTAAAAAAATATTTGATGACTGGGCTTTTAAACAAAGTATAGCTCCAAAACAATGGTGTGGACTTAAGTTCTTCAACGTATATGGACCGCAAGAGTACCATAAAGGAAGAATGGCTTCTATGGTATTCCACACATTTAATCAGTATAGAGATAATGGTGGAGTAAAACTTTTTAAATCTCATAAAGAGGGATTTAAAGATGGAGAACAACTTAGAGATTTTGTCTATTTAAAAGATGTAGTAGATGTAATGTATTTCTTATTAACTGAAAAAGTAGAATCTGGAGTATATAATATAGGAACAGGAGAAGCGAGAAGTTTCTTAGATTTATCTATGGCAACTATGAGAGCTGCTTCTAATAATCCAGAATTAAAAGTGGAAGATGTAGTGGAATTTATTCCTATGCCTGAAGATTTAAGAGGAAGATATCAATATTTTACACAAGCTTCAATGGAAAAATTAAAGAGAACTGGATACACTAAGAAGTTTACTTCATTAGAAGAGGGAGTAAAAGATTATGTTCAAAACTATTTAGCTAAAGAAGACTCGTACTTATAA
- a CDS encoding undecaprenyl-diphosphate phosphatase, whose amino-acid sequence MNPFLIVVILGIVEGMTEFLPVSSTGHMILVEKFIGNGNLSKNFMESFLIIVQLGAILAVVIYFWKDLTPFVKEKNQFISRIRLWTKVIIGVLPAAIIGLLLDDYISAYFMDNVFVVATTLIFYGIILILIEKYYKTAGKIDTLGKLSYKLAFIIGFFQCLAMIPGTSRSGSTIIGSLLLGLSRGVATEFSFFLAIPTMFGATLLKLIKNGMNYSTQEWRLIGVGTIVSFLVAYLVIKWFMSYIKKKDFVFFGVYRIILGILVLIALFI is encoded by the coding sequence ATGAATCCTTTTTTAATAGTTGTAATACTTGGAATTGTAGAGGGAATGACGGAGTTTCTTCCTGTAAGTAGTACTGGTCATATGATTTTAGTAGAGAAGTTTATAGGAAATGGAAATCTCTCTAAAAATTTTATGGAAAGTTTCCTAATAATTGTTCAACTTGGAGCTATTTTAGCAGTTGTTATATATTTTTGGAAGGATTTAACTCCTTTTGTAAAGGAAAAAAATCAGTTTATTTCAAGAATTAGATTGTGGACAAAAGTTATAATAGGTGTTTTGCCTGCTGCAATTATAGGATTATTATTAGATGACTATATATCAGCATATTTTATGGATAATGTTTTTGTAGTAGCAACAACATTGATCTTTTATGGAATAATTCTTATATTAATAGAAAAATATTACAAAACTGCTGGAAAAATAGATACATTAGGAAAATTAAGTTATAAATTAGCTTTTATAATAGGATTTTTTCAATGTTTAGCAATGATACCAGGAACATCTAGATCAGGCTCTACAATAATAGGAAGTTTACTTTTAGGACTTTCTAGAGGAGTAGCTACAGAGTTTTCTTTTTTCTTGGCTATACCTACAATGTTTGGAGCTACACTTTTAAAACTTATAAAAAATGGTATGAATTATTCAACACAGGAATGGCGACTTATAGGAGTAGGAACAATAGTTTCTTTTTTAGTAGCATACTTAGTTATAAAATGGTTTATGAGTTATATAAAGAAAAAAGATTTTGTATTTTTTGGAGTATATAGAATAATCTTAGGAATTTTAGTTTTAATAGCTTTATTTATTTAA
- a CDS encoding phosphatase: MRYPIDLHIHTSVNPHAYSTLEENIRSATEKNMKVIAITNHGPALQDSPHWWSLVNMRVIPEYVGDLRVLKGVETNIIDENGNFDINQRIYDIMDIILCGLHTIEAYGEPGYSLKNTEAVINMIRSQKVDIMVHLGNPQFPLEYELVVMEAVKAGVAIEINNSSLKGSRKGSRENCKKILEFCKKHNALVALGTDSHISYDIGEFQEAEKLISEVDYPVEKIINYSIENLEEFLKNRKNKRVKRI; the protein is encoded by the coding sequence ATGAGATACCCTATTGATTTACATATACATACTAGTGTTAATCCTCATGCATATAGTACTTTGGAAGAAAATATAAGAAGTGCTACTGAAAAAAATATGAAAGTAATAGCTATAACAAATCATGGACCAGCATTACAAGATTCTCCTCATTGGTGGAGTTTGGTAAACATGAGAGTTATTCCTGAGTATGTAGGAGACTTAAGAGTTTTAAAGGGCGTAGAAACAAATATAATAGATGAAAATGGAAATTTTGATATAAATCAAAGAATATATGATATTATGGATATAATTTTATGTGGACTTCATACTATTGAAGCCTATGGAGAGCCAGGATATAGCTTAAAAAATACAGAGGCTGTAATCAATATGATTAGAAGTCAAAAAGTAGATATTATGGTACATTTAGGGAATCCACAATTTCCATTGGAATATGAATTAGTAGTAATGGAAGCAGTAAAAGCTGGAGTAGCTATTGAGATAAATAATTCATCATTAAAAGGTTCTAGAAAAGGTTCAAGGGAAAATTGTAAAAAAATATTAGAGTTTTGTAAAAAACATAATGCCTTAGTAGCTTTAGGAACAGATTCACATATTTCTTATGATATAGGAGAATTCCAAGAAGCTGAAAAATTAATTTCTGAGGTAGATTATCCTGTTGAAAAAATTATAAATTATTCAATAGAGAATCTTGAAGAGTTTTTAAAAAATAGAAAAAATAAGAGAGTAAAAAGAATTTAA
- a CDS encoding NAD(P)H-dependent flavin oxidoreductase codes for MVKIGDLEIKVPIIQGGMAIRVSMAKLAAAVANEGGVGVIAGTTLSTDELKAEIKKARDMITNEGGALAVNIMFAVTNFMDLVKASIEAGIDIIIFGAGFSRDIFEVVKGTGVKVIPIVSTLKLAKISQKLGADAIVVEGGNAGGHLGTNLDSWDIMEEITKNIDIPVFGAGGVITPEDAERMLSLGVDGVQMGSRFVASEECEVDDFFKNMYVNAKEGDIVEMMSSAGLPANAIISPFVQKILDDNPDKPTHCVKCLKKCTYKFCVNERLVRGHNGDYEGGIFFAGKDAWKINEILSVHEIFNRFKKVFKE; via the coding sequence ATGGTAAAAATAGGAGATTTAGAGATAAAAGTACCAATAATTCAAGGTGGAATGGCTATTAGAGTTTCTATGGCAAAATTAGCTGCAGCTGTAGCCAATGAAGGTGGAGTAGGAGTAATAGCAGGAACAACTTTATCTACTGATGAATTAAAAGCAGAAATAAAAAAAGCAAGAGATATGATTACTAATGAAGGTGGAGCTTTAGCAGTAAATATAATGTTTGCTGTTACTAATTTCATGGATTTAGTAAAAGCTTCAATAGAAGCTGGAATAGATATAATTATATTTGGAGCTGGATTTTCAAGAGATATATTTGAAGTAGTAAAAGGAACAGGAGTAAAAGTAATTCCAATTGTATCTACATTAAAGCTTGCAAAAATCTCTCAAAAACTTGGAGCAGATGCAATAGTTGTAGAGGGTGGAAATGCAGGAGGACACTTAGGAACAAATTTAGATTCTTGGGATATAATGGAAGAGATTACTAAAAATATAGATATACCTGTATTTGGAGCTGGAGGAGTAATTACTCCAGAAGATGCAGAAAGAATGCTTTCACTTGGAGTAGATGGTGTACAAATGGGAAGTAGATTTGTAGCATCAGAAGAGTGTGAGGTAGACGATTTCTTTAAAAATATGTATGTGAATGCCAAAGAGGGAGATATAGTGGAGATGATGAGTTCTGCTGGATTACCAGCTAATGCCATCATCAGTCCTTTTGTTCAAAAAATATTAGACGATAATCCAGATAAACCAACACATTGTGTAAAATGTTTAAAAAAATGTACATATAAATTTTGTGTAAATGAAAGATTAGTAAGGGGTCATAATGGAGATTATGAAGGTGGAATTTTCTTTGCAGGAAAGGATGCATGGAAAATTAATGAAATTCTTTCTGTACATGAAATATTCAATAGATTTAAAAAAGTATTTAAAGAATAA
- the fabK gene encoding enoyl-[acyl-carrier-protein] reductase FabK produces the protein MENNKICKLLGIKYPIFQGAMAWIANGNLAGHVSKDGGLGIIAGGGMPVDILREEIRKVKSITSNPFGVNLMLMMADVEKQIEVCIEEGVPVVTTGAGNPGPYMERLKAAGIKVIPVVASVALAKRMEKIGADAVIAEGMEGGGHIGTLTTMSLVPQVVEAVNIPVIAAGGIAGGKQFLAALSLGAEGIQVGTKFLVANECTVHENYKKVILKAKDRSTVSTGNYTGHPVRVIENKFAKQILEMEKVGTPKEEIEKLGTGRLRLAVVDGDVENGSVMAGQVAAMVNEPMSTKEILEGFMRELEEEKVKLAERMNSWK, from the coding sequence ATGGAAAATAACAAAATCTGTAAACTACTGGGAATAAAATACCCAATATTTCAAGGAGCTATGGCTTGGATAGCTAATGGAAATTTAGCAGGGCATGTATCTAAAGATGGAGGATTAGGAATAATTGCTGGTGGAGGTATGCCAGTAGATATTTTGAGAGAAGAGATAAGAAAAGTAAAATCTATTACTTCTAATCCATTTGGTGTAAACTTAATGCTTATGATGGCTGATGTTGAAAAGCAAATAGAGGTATGTATAGAAGAGGGAGTACCAGTAGTAACAACAGGTGCAGGAAATCCAGGGCCTTATATGGAGAGATTAAAAGCAGCAGGAATAAAAGTAATTCCAGTAGTTGCTTCAGTAGCACTTGCTAAAAGAATGGAGAAAATAGGAGCAGATGCAGTAATAGCTGAAGGAATGGAAGGAGGAGGACACATAGGAACTCTAACTACTATGTCATTAGTGCCTCAAGTAGTAGAAGCTGTAAACATTCCAGTAATAGCAGCTGGTGGTATAGCTGGTGGAAAACAATTTTTAGCTGCACTTTCACTAGGAGCAGAGGGAATCCAAGTAGGGACAAAATTCTTAGTAGCTAATGAATGTACAGTACATGAAAACTATAAAAAAGTAATCTTAAAAGCTAAGGATAGATCAACTGTTTCAACAGGAAACTATACTGGACATCCTGTAAGAGTTATTGAAAATAAATTTGCTAAACAAATATTAGAGATGGAAAAAGTAGGAACTCCTAAAGAAGAGATAGAAAAATTAGGAACAGGTAGATTAAGACTTGCTGTTGTAGATGGAGATGTTGAAAATGGAAGTGTTATGGCAGGACAAGTAGCAGCAATGGTTAATGAACCTATGAGTACAAAAGAGATATTAGAAGGATTTATGAGAGAGCTAGAAGAAGAAAAAGTAAAGCTAGCTGAAAGAATGAATTCTTGGAAATAG
- a CDS encoding Cof-type HAD-IIB family hydrolase — protein MKIKAIALDLDGTLLTSDKKISDINKEVLKYLENKGVKIFIVTGRTYISAKPFAQELGIDSSIIAYNGAKVVNYKNDELIFNLPLEEKYSKKIIKMAKEKGFHVNLYQNNKWFVEELDNDETRHYANHTGLTPVKKSFDSFDDYSMTKITIQNMENSKEFNEFCDEIKDVLGNDVYTAKSQSFLFEVLNKNVNKGLVLEKVLKSYGISTEECVAFGDANNDLEMLTTVKYGVAMGNSDIELKRQVNYVTDTNDNNGVAKFLKKYFF, from the coding sequence ATGAAAATTAAAGCTATAGCCCTTGATTTAGATGGAACACTCCTTACATCTGATAAAAAAATATCTGATATAAATAAAGAGGTCTTGAAATACTTAGAAAATAAAGGAGTAAAAATATTTATTGTTACAGGAAGAACATATATCTCAGCAAAACCTTTTGCACAAGAATTGGGAATAGATAGTTCTATAATTGCTTATAATGGAGCAAAGGTTGTAAATTATAAAAATGATGAACTTATTTTTAATTTGCCACTAGAAGAGAAATATTCAAAAAAAATTATAAAGATGGCAAAAGAGAAGGGTTTTCATGTTAATTTATACCAAAATAATAAATGGTTTGTTGAAGAGTTAGATAATGATGAAACTAGACACTATGCTAATCATACAGGTCTTACTCCTGTGAAAAAATCTTTTGATAGTTTTGATGATTATTCTATGACTAAAATAACAATACAAAATATGGAAAACTCAAAAGAGTTTAATGAGTTTTGTGATGAGATAAAAGATGTTTTAGGAAATGATGTTTATACTGCTAAATCTCAATCTTTTTTATTTGAAGTCTTAAATAAAAATGTAAATAAAGGATTAGTTTTAGAAAAAGTATTAAAATCATATGGAATCTCAACAGAAGAGTGTGTAGCTTTTGGAGATGCCAATAATGATTTAGAGATGTTGACTACAGTAAAATATGGTGTAGCTATGGGAAACTCTGATATAGAATTGAAAAGACAAGTAAACTATGTAACTGACACTAATGATAACAATGGTGTAGCAAAATTTTTAAAAAAATATTTCTTTTGA
- the guaA gene encoding glutamine-hydrolyzing GMP synthase, producing MKENSIIILDFGSQYNQLIARRVREMGVYAEVVPYFEPLDKILARKPKGIILSGGPASVYLEGAPTISKELYQQGIPVLGICYGMQITTHLMGGEVARADKQEFGKAELIIDDVNSPLFQNVPNNSKVWMSHNDHVTKMAPGFVQIGHTDSCVAATYNKDINTYCIQFHAEVTHSEYGTQILRNFVFNVAGCEQNWSMGNYIEETIKNIRETVGDKKVLLGLSGGVDSSVAATLIHKAIGDQLTCIFVDTGLLRKDEAKKVMEVYGENFHMNIKCVDAEERFLSKLAGVSDPESKRKIIGKEFIEVFDEEAAKLTDVEFLAQGTIYPDVIESMSVKGPSMTIKSHHNVGGLPEDMKFKLLEPLRELFKDEVRKVGRELGIPDHMVDRHPFPGPGLGIRILGEVSKEKADILREADDIFIEELRKADLYNKVSQAFVVLLPVKSVGVMGDERTYEYTAVLRSANTIDFMTATWSHLPFDFLERVSNRILNEVKGINRLTYDISSKPPATIEWE from the coding sequence ATGAAAGAAAATAGTATTATTATACTAGACTTTGGTTCTCAATACAATCAATTGATTGCTAGAAGAGTCAGAGAAATGGGTGTTTATGCTGAAGTTGTTCCTTATTTCGAGCCTTTAGACAAAATACTTGCTAGAAAGCCTAAGGGAATTATCTTATCAGGAGGACCTGCTTCTGTATATTTAGAAGGAGCTCCAACAATAAGTAAAGAATTATATCAACAGGGGATTCCAGTATTAGGTATTTGCTATGGAATGCAAATCACTACTCACTTAATGGGAGGAGAGGTAGCTAGAGCGGATAAACAAGAGTTTGGTAAAGCTGAGTTAATAATTGATGATGTAAACAGTCCATTATTCCAAAATGTACCAAATAACTCTAAAGTTTGGATGAGTCATAATGACCATGTAACAAAAATGGCACCTGGATTTGTTCAAATCGGACATACAGATTCATGTGTAGCGGCTACTTACAACAAGGATATCAATACTTATTGTATCCAATTCCATGCTGAAGTTACTCATTCAGAGTATGGAACTCAAATCCTTAGAAACTTTGTATTTAATGTAGCTGGTTGTGAACAAAACTGGTCTATGGGTAACTACATAGAAGAAACTATAAAAAATATTAGAGAGACAGTAGGAGATAAGAAAGTATTATTAGGACTTTCTGGAGGAGTTGACTCATCAGTAGCTGCCACTTTAATTCATAAAGCTATAGGAGATCAACTAACTTGTATCTTTGTTGATACTGGACTTTTAAGAAAAGATGAAGCTAAAAAAGTAATGGAAGTATATGGAGAAAACTTCCATATGAATATAAAATGTGTAGATGCAGAAGAGAGATTCCTTTCTAAATTAGCAGGGGTATCTGATCCAGAATCTAAAAGAAAAATAATAGGAAAAGAGTTTATTGAAGTGTTTGATGAAGAAGCAGCAAAACTTACTGATGTAGAATTTCTAGCTCAAGGAACTATTTATCCGGATGTTATTGAATCTATGTCTGTAAAAGGACCTTCTATGACAATTAAGTCACATCATAATGTAGGTGGACTTCCTGAAGATATGAAATTTAAACTTCTTGAGCCATTAAGAGAACTTTTCAAAGATGAAGTAAGGAAAGTTGGAAGAGAGTTGGGAATTCCTGATCATATGGTTGATAGACATCCATTCCCAGGACCTGGACTTGGAATTAGAATCTTAGGAGAAGTTAGCAAAGAAAAAGCTGATATTTTAAGAGAAGCTGATGATATATTTATTGAAGAATTAAGAAAAGCTGATTTATATAATAAAGTAAGCCAAGCTTTCGTAGTGCTATTACCAGTAAAATCAGTAGGAGTAATGGGAGACGAGAGAACTTATGAGTATACAGCTGTTTTAAGATCTGCTAATACAATAGATTTTATGACTGCTACTTGGTCTCATTTACCATTTGATTTCTTAGAAAGAGTATCTAATAGAATTTTAAATGAAGTTAAAGGAATTAACAGATTAACTTACGATATCTCTTCTAAGCCACCTGCAACAATAGAATGGGAATAA
- a CDS encoding phage holin family protein, which produces MGEFIRATGETLWEILGNFILLIVDVIKILGNGITIGLGSLVAFIFLVTGGQDDAMNVLLILMTVDYLSGVIKAFITCTANSKAGIIGILKKVMIILIIVLAYQLDILFDGKLAIKTLAVGVFISNEGLSILENASICGIPIPEKLKKVLTQYQEYKKK; this is translated from the coding sequence ATGGGAGAATTTATTAGAGCAACAGGAGAAACACTATGGGAAATACTTGGGAATTTCATATTACTTATAGTTGATGTCATAAAAATACTTGGAAATGGGATAACAATAGGATTAGGAAGTCTAGTAGCCTTTATTTTTCTTGTTACAGGTGGGCAAGATGATGCCATGAATGTTTTATTAATACTAATGACTGTGGATTACTTATCTGGAGTTATAAAAGCTTTTATTACTTGTACAGCAAATTCTAAAGCTGGGATAATAGGTATTTTAAAAAAAGTTATGATTATCCTGATTATAGTGTTAGCCTATCAATTAGATATTCTTTTTGATGGTAAACTAGCTATTAAAACTCTAGCTGTAGGAGTATTTATTTCAAATGAAGGATTAAGTATTTTAGAAAATGCTTCTATTTGTGGGATTCCAATTCCTGAAAAATTAAAAAAAGTTCTTACTCAATATCAAGAGTATAAGAAAAAATAA
- a CDS encoding M15 family metallopeptidase — MYKFSKRSLNNLEGLHPKLQEFATELIKVTPYDISITCGVRTAEEQNKIYQQGRTIPGKIVTKCDGYKIKSKHQVKADGLGYAFDIAVIIDNKSNWNKKVFKDVADSARELMKKYNIEWGGDWKNFSDYPHFQYKNS; from the coding sequence ATGTATAAATTTAGTAAAAGAAGTTTAAATAACTTAGAGGGATTACACCCAAAATTACAAGAATTTGCTACAGAATTAATAAAAGTAACTCCATATGATATCAGTATAACCTGTGGAGTTAGAACAGCAGAAGAGCAGAATAAAATATATCAACAAGGAAGAACTATACCAGGAAAAATTGTAACTAAATGTGATGGTTATAAAATAAAATCTAAACATCAAGTAAAAGCTGATGGATTAGGATATGCTTTTGATATAGCTGTAATTATTGATAATAAAAGTAATTGGAATAAAAAAGTATTTAAAGATGTAGCAGATTCAGCTAGAGAATTAATGAAAAAATATAATATCGAGTGGGGAGGAGATTGGAAAAACTTTAGTGATTATCCTCATTTTCAATATAAAAATTCGTAA
- a CDS encoding phage baseplate protein, with product MSLKERINLVKEQLGISEVYTQALEKALKKLVDYESTEALVAALMGYYNGELKKKANTSHTHDYAPKSHTHDDRYFTESEINEKFKNFCPFKVGDIYLTTNSTNPSSIFLGTTWQKIEGRFLLGTSGSGASKATGGSNAKTITQANLPAVKIQLDSFSLSRGTMEITGDFYTSNYIKYAGSGAFYTKQTGLGGHGGDSGSGYKIGFQASRSWTGTTNTAQPQTVNLGNGQALDITPAYYTVHMWLRLT from the coding sequence ATGAGTTTAAAAGAAAGAATAAACTTAGTTAAAGAACAACTTGGTATTAGTGAAGTATATACTCAAGCATTAGAAAAAGCTTTAAAGAAATTAGTAGACTATGAGAGCACTGAAGCTCTCGTAGCTGCTTTAATGGGATATTATAATGGAGAACTAAAGAAAAAAGCTAATACTTCTCATACACATGATTATGCTCCTAAAAGTCATACACATGATGATAGATACTTTACTGAAAGTGAAATTAATGAGAAATTTAAAAATTTCTGTCCATTTAAAGTGGGAGATATCTATTTAACTACTAATTCTACTAACCCATCTAGTATCTTTTTAGGTACCACTTGGCAGAAGATAGAAGGTCGTTTCTTACTTGGTACTTCAGGTAGTGGAGCTAGTAAAGCCACTGGTGGTAGTAATGCTAAAACTATTACTCAAGCTAATCTCCCAGCTGTAAAAATCCAACTTGATAGTTTCTCTCTTTCAAGAGGTACTATGGAAATTACTGGAGATTTTTATACATCAAATTATATAAAATATGCTGGAAGTGGAGCATTTTATACAAAGCAAACTGGATTAGGTGGACACGGTGGAGATAGTGGTTCTGGATATAAAATTGGCTTTCAAGCCTCACGTTCTTGGACAGGAACTACTAATACAGCTCAACCTCAAACAGTGAATTTAGGTAATGGACAAGCCTTGGATATCACACCAGCTTATTATACAGTTCACATGTGGCTAAGACTAACTTAG
- a CDS encoding putative phage tail protein has translation MKTKDILINNLHKIIRKDEFINAILNPAGLHLDEVKDKMTLLGKEFLFSTMSLERIQELEKELNYKTKSTTIEGKRIEIEARWKTTGKCDLELLQTIANSWRNGEIDVKFIDGTIEIVFISLIGIPDDIEVLKASLGEAKPAHLGINFQYRYRLWGDLPPKTWEYYSQFTWEEVMKKEGI, from the coding sequence ATGAAAACTAAAGATATTTTAATTAATAATTTACATAAAATAATTAGAAAAGATGAGTTTATTAATGCTATTTTAAATCCAGCTGGATTACATTTAGATGAAGTAAAAGATAAGATGACTTTACTTGGAAAAGAGTTCTTATTCTCTACTATGTCATTAGAGAGGATTCAAGAACTTGAAAAAGAATTAAATTATAAAACTAAATCTACCACTATTGAAGGAAAAAGAATTGAAATAGAAGCAAGATGGAAAACAACAGGTAAATGTGATTTAGAGTTACTCCAAACTATTGCTAATAGCTGGAGAAATGGAGAAATTGATGTTAAATTTATCGATGGAACTATTGAAATAGTTTTTATTTCTTTAATTGGTATTCCAGATGATATTGAAGTTTTAAAAGCATCACTAGGAGAAGCTAAGCCAGCTCATTTAGGAATAAATTTTCAATATAGATATAGATTATGGGGAGATTTACCCCCTAAAACTTGGGAATATTATAGCCAATTTACCTGGGAAGAAGTTATGAAAAAGGAGGGAATTTAA
- a CDS encoding baseplate J/gp47 family protein, translating to MSSYYTAKSADEILEEMLNNIPDDYIKSVGTFTHDLIKTYALEGAELEKKLSDIWDFFDIHRLTGEELDKRVFQLQGLTRKPATYSIGELTVNGTGTITKGDIFETINGVQFKSLETKSIVNTGIIKIQAVIPGDISNVGAKTITQMPVTIQGIKSCNNEKATYDGFNAETDESLLSRYDIKVQMPATSGNVYHYMQWAREVAGVGDSKIFPLWNGKNTVKTVIINDLKQVASSELVKKVQEYIDPKGEDESTWGCGYGEAPIGAYCTVISASAKTINIEVTLTKEEGVNSEVLSERIKQSLTSFLQSIAFKKNYVSYSLISNSILETPGVIEWSSLTLNNGTSNIQIGDEEVAILGEVTIHEN from the coding sequence ATGTCTAGTTACTATACAGCCAAAAGTGCTGATGAAATACTAGAAGAAATGTTAAATAATATTCCAGATGACTATATTAAATCAGTTGGAACATTTACACATGATTTAATTAAAACATATGCTTTAGAAGGAGCTGAATTAGAAAAAAAATTATCAGATATTTGGGATTTCTTTGATATACATAGGCTAACTGGAGAAGAGTTGGATAAAAGGGTATTTCAGCTTCAGGGATTAACTAGAAAACCAGCTACATATTCAATAGGAGAATTAACAGTTAATGGAACAGGAACTATAACAAAAGGAGATATATTTGAAACAATCAATGGAGTTCAATTTAAATCATTAGAAACTAAAAGTATAGTAAATACTGGGATTATAAAAATTCAAGCTGTTATTCCTGGAGATATTAGTAATGTTGGAGCTAAAACTATTACTCAAATGCCTGTTACTATTCAAGGTATAAAAAGTTGTAATAATGAGAAAGCTACCTATGATGGTTTTAATGCTGAAACTGATGAATCGTTATTAAGTAGATATGACATAAAAGTTCAGATGCCAGCAACCTCTGGAAATGTATATCACTATATGCAATGGGCTAGAGAAGTAGCTGGAGTTGGAGATAGTAAAATCTTTCCACTATGGAATGGGAAAAACACTGTAAAAACAGTTATTATAAATGATTTAAAGCAAGTAGCATCTAGCGAATTAGTCAAAAAAGTACAAGAATATATTGACCCAAAAGGAGAAGATGAATCTACTTGGGGATGTGGGTATGGAGAAGCACCTATAGGAGCTTACTGTACTGTGATATCAGCTAGTGCTAAAACTATTAATATTGAGGTTACTTTAACTAAAGAAGAGGGGGTAAATAGTGAAGTATTAAGTGAAAGAATAAAACAGAGCTTAACATCATTTTTACAATCAATAGCATTTAAAAAAAATTATGTATCTTATTCACTTATTTCTAATTCTATATTAGAAACACCTGGAGTAATAGAATGGAGCTCTTTAACATTAAATAATGGAACTAGCAATATTCAAATAGGAGATGAAGAAGTAGCTATATTAGGAGAGGTAACTATCCATGAAAACTAA
- a CDS encoding DUF2634 domain-containing protein — MSIFPKSFNTISSVTVTNSKTLINKYKDLLFDTTTKKVIVKDGKTEFTDKKKQVQQWIFLLLHTEMEKYKVYQDTEFGIRFLYEMRGNEFYSSGFTIAQIKDELEEKLLLNKNIQSVESINITKNFNSLVFDIVVIVNDELIKSEVELNV; from the coding sequence ATGAGCATCTTTCCAAAAAGTTTTAATACTATTAGTTCTGTTACAGTTACTAATAGTAAAACTTTAATTAATAAATATAAAGATTTATTATTTGATACCACTACTAAAAAAGTTATAGTAAAAGATGGAAAAACAGAATTTACAGATAAAAAAAAGCAAGTACAGCAATGGATATTTCTTTTACTTCATACAGAAATGGAGAAATATAAAGTATATCAAGATACTGAGTTTGGAATAAGATTTCTCTATGAAATGAGAGGGAATGAATTTTATAGTTCTGGATTTACTATTGCTCAAATAAAAGATGAGCTAGAAGAAAAATTATTACTTAACAAAAATATTCAAAGTGTTGAATCTATCAATATTACTAAAAATTTTAATTCTCTAGTATTTGATATTGTTGTAATTGTTAATGATGAATTAATTAAAAGCGAGGTGGAATTAAATGTCTAG